A genomic stretch from Phycisphaerae bacterium includes:
- a CDS encoding type II toxin-antitoxin system VapC family toxin has product MPLNLPDGDTCFIDANIFYYHFVETPPFSDACTDLLERVAAGQITAFASTHVLAEAMHKIMLAEAAARFRLQRTSLVNWLQSNRPRINELSEFREVVGELAALPIINLPIQLADFPLAADIATDMSLLTNDAISVALMRRNGLVHLVTNDNDFDRIHGLTVWKPR; this is encoded by the coding sequence ATGCCGCTTAACCTTCCGGATGGCGACACTTGTTTCATCGACGCGAACATCTTCTATTATCACTTTGTTGAAACGCCCCCCTTTTCCGACGCGTGCACGGATTTGCTCGAACGCGTTGCGGCCGGCCAGATTACGGCATTCGCTTCAACGCATGTCCTTGCCGAAGCGATGCACAAAATCATGCTTGCGGAGGCTGCCGCGAGATTTAGGCTCCAACGCACGTCGCTCGTAAACTGGCTGCAAAGCAATCGGCCGCGGATCAACGAATTGTCGGAGTTTCGTGAAGTCGTCGGTGAATTGGCGGCGCTCCCCATCATCAATCTACCTATTCAATTGGCGGATTTCCCTCTCGCGGCCGACATCGCAACGGATATGTCTTTGCTAACGAACGATGCAATCTCGGTCGCGCTCATGCGCCGAAACGGCTTGGTACACTTGGTTACGAATGATAACGACTTTGACCGAATTCATGGCTTGACAGTGTGGAAACCACGATAG